From a single Rosa rugosa chromosome 7, drRosRugo1.1, whole genome shotgun sequence genomic region:
- the LOC133720118 gene encoding cytochrome P450 704C1-like translates to MQDLFMKSTLDSIVKILLGFDLGTMSGTNNEESIRFSNAFDAGNAASLFPVGDIVWKIKRFLNIGTEAMLREHMKVVDQFIYKLINKKIERLHNPEDDDELLLKKKDFVSRLLETCETDPKYLRDMVLTFIAAGKDTTASTLSWFLYMMCKHLDIQEKIAQEVREATGLNNSSSVDEVATNLTEEALNKMQYLHAALNETLRLYPTVPMEN, encoded by the exons ATGCAA GATTTGTTTATGAAATCAACCTTGGATTCAATCGTCAAGATTCTACTTGGTTTCGATCTAGGCACCATGTCTGGAACAAACAATGAAGAAAGTATCCGGTTTTCCAATGCTTTTGACGCTGGAAACGCAGCTTCCCTTTTTCCTGTTGGTGATATCGTGTGGAAGATCAAACGGTTCTTGAACATTGGTACAGAAGCAATGCTAAGAGAACATATGAAAGTGGTGGATCAATTTATATACAAATTAATCAACAAAAAGATTGAAAGACTCCATAATccagaagatgatgatgagctACTT CTAAAGAAAAAAGACTTCGTCTCCAGGCTTTTAGAAACTTGTGAGACTGATCCAAAGTACTTGAGAGACATGGTCCTCACTTTTATTGCTGCCGGTAAAGACACAACTGCTTCTACTCTTTCATGGTTTCTTTATATGATGTGCAAACATCTTGATATACAAGAAAAGATTGCACAGGAAGTTAGAGAAGCAACAGGCCTAAATAATAGTTCAAGCGTTGATGAAGTTGCAACCAACCTTACTGAAGAAGCACTTAACAAAATGCAATATCTCCATGCAGCTTTGAATGAGACGCTCAGACTCTATCCCACAGTTCCAATGGAAAATTAA